The Columba livia isolate bColLiv1 breed racing homer chromosome W, bColLiv1.pat.W.v2, whole genome shotgun sequence genome window below encodes:
- the LOC135577015 gene encoding uncharacterized protein LOC135577015, whose amino-acid sequence MTCSAVENSSGNDSKTDLLCLDVAPSEEGVPIRPSAPVLPVDSDDESSDEKEAIAGVKGITVTPISHRTRNREKEKEAQKGGGLSNVIAPLRQAVGVGGEPVYVKVPFSPGDLVIWKQSAGPYRENPDKVAKVIKMIIKTQNPDWDDLQVILDTLMDSTEKDMVIRAARDKVREDIRNGRVEGNVDENFPKEDPRWNYNTGGGLCRLRRYQDWLFIGVQTAMPKQMNWSKLYNVRQEKNESPSAFLERLKEAAKRYTDLDIETEQAKTQLALIFLGQSQDDIRKKLQKLEGAQLKDLDGAVGHRATTIVGATGKEEAIEDAVIPTVWETNIPGKSKAAKPVKVVLKEGAEPVRLRQYPLKLEARLGIVSLIEKFLKYGILEECESEYNTPIFPVKKPDGSYRLVQDLRAINQITKDIHPVVANPYTLLTSVKEKYKWFTVLDLKDAFFCIPLNQESKKLFAFKWENPHNGRKAQLTWTRLPQGFKNSPTIFGNQLAKELEEWTTRGHIGIPRQWYLLLQYVDDILIAAETQELCIQVTIEILNQLGTNGYKVSKIKLRLHPQL is encoded by the exons atgacGTGTTCGGCTGTAGAAAATAGCAGTGGTAATGATTCAAAGACGGATTTACTGTGTCTTGATGTTGCGCCTTCTGAGGAAGGGGTACCAATTAGACCCTCCGCGCCTGTCCTCCCCGTTGATAGTGATGACGAATCAAGTGATGAAAAGGAGGCAATAGCCGGTGTAAAAGGAATAACCGTAACCCCAATATCTCACCGAactagaaacagagaaaaagaaaaggaagcgCAAAAGGGGGGAGGTTTATCGAATGTGATAGCACCCCTGCGGCAGGCGGTAGGTGTTGGGGGGGAACCAGTCTATGTAAAAGTCCCGTTTTCGCCGGGGGATTTAGTGATCTGGAAGCAGTCGGCTGGTCCTTATCGGGAAAACCCAGATAAGGTTGCAAAAGTGattaagatgataattaagACGCAGAATCCTGATTGGGATGATTTACAAGTCATTCTAGATACATTAATGGATTCTACAGAAAAGGATATGGTTATACGGGCTGCAAGGGATAAGGTGAGAGAAGATATCCGAAATGGGAGAGTAGAGGGGAATGTTGATGAgaattttccaaaggaagatCCCCGATGGAATTATAATACAGGAGGCGGGTTATGCCGTCTCCGGAGGTATCAGGATTGGTTATTCATTGGCGTTCAAACTGCTATGCCGAAGCAAATGAATTGGTCAAAATTGTATAATGTAAGGCAGGAAAAGAATgagtctccctcagcctttttagaaagactgaaagaagctgccaaaagaTATACGGATTTAGACATAGAAACGGAACAAGCGAAAACTCAGCTGGCTCTAATTTTCTTAGGGCAATCTCAAGATGACATTcgaaagaagctgcagaaattagAGGGTGCACAATTAAAGGATCTGGAC GGGGCGGTGGGTCACAGAGCTACAACAATTGttggtgccacagggaaggaggaa GCAATAGAAGATGCAGTGATTCCCACGGTATGGGAAACTAACATACCTGggaagtcaaaggcagctaaaccTGTGAAAGTAGTGCTGAAAGAAGGTGCTGAACCGGTACGATTAAGACAGTACCCATTAAAATTGGAAGCCAGATTAGGAATAGTATCTTTAattgagaaatttttgaaatatggaattctagaagaatgtgaatcagaatacaatactccaatttttccagtaaaaaaacCTGATGGTAGCTATCGACTAGTCCAAGACTTACGAGcaataaaccagatcactaaggatatacatccagtagttgcaaatccgtataccttgttaacatctgtgaaagagaaatataaatggtttacagtacttgatttaaaagatgccttcttctgcataccccttaaccaggaaagcaaaaagctatTCGCTTTCAAATGGGAAAATCCACACAACGGGAGAAAGGCCCAATTAACCTGGACACGccttccacaaggatttaagaatagCCCAACTATCTTCGGAAATCAACTAGCCAAAGAGCTTGAGGAATGGACTACGAGAGGCCATATCGGAATTCCTcgacaatggtatttgttgctgcaatatgtggatgatattctgattgctgctgagacccaagaACTTTGCATTCAGGTAACAATTGAAATATTGAATCAATTAGGAACGAATGGATATAAAGTGtcaaaaataaagctcagattgcatccacaactgtga
- the LOC135577016 gene encoding uncharacterized protein LOC135577016 yields the protein MDYGLIAKPLYEAQKNKTLVWERPQQEAFQKLKQALMQAPALGLPDLSKDFQLFVHERQRLALGVLTQRLGSWKRPVGYFSKQLDPVSAGWPVCLRAVAATVILIQEVRKLTMGKKIEVFVSHMVTTVLEQKGGHWLSPSRMMKYQAILTEQDDDILKTTNLMNPAVFLSAETEEENLEHDCVEVIEYTHASQPDLKDTPLEKTDWELFTDGSSFVESGVRYAGYAITTAKTVIEAKSLPPNTTAQKAELIALTRALELSEDKRVNIWTDSKYAFGVVHVHGALWKEHGLLSSQGTNIKYQKEILNLINAVQKPSRTVKLIRVGHRKLLKEIDLLIRQPDQWHDESG from the coding sequence ATGGACTATGGACTTATTGCCAAACCCTTATACGAGGCACAGAAGAATAAGACCTTGGTGTGGGAAAGACCACAACAAGAAGCTtttcaaaaactgaaacagGCTTTAATGCAAGCACCTGCTTTGGGCCTACCTGATCTGAGTAAAGACTTCCAGTTATTTGTACATGAACGACAGAGACTTGCTCTAGGGGTATTAACCCAACGGCTGGGATCTTGGAAAAGGCCCGTaggttatttctctaaacaacttgACCCGGTAAGTGCTGGATGGCCGGTGTGCTTGCGGGCGGTGGCTGCTACCGTGATATTAATTCAGGAAGTCCGGAAACTGACTATGGGGAAAAAGATCGAAGTGTTTGTATCCCATATGGTGACTACTGTATTGGAACAAAAGgggggccattggctttccccaagtAGGATGATGAAATATCAGGCAATTTTAACAGAGCAGGATGATGATATCCTAAAAACAACTAACCtaatgaatccagctgtgtttttaagcgcagagactgaagaagaaaatctggaacatgattgtgtggaGGTCATTGAATATACCCACGCAAGTCAACCTGACCTGAAAGATACCCCATTGGAGAAGACGGATTGGGAGCTTTTTACTGATGgcagtagttttgtggaaagcGGAGTGCGGTATGCAGGATACGCGATTACTACTgccaaaacagtaattgaagctaaatccctaccaccaaacacaacagcacagaaagctgagttgaTAGCCCTAACTAGGGCATTAGAGCTCAGTGAGGACAAAAGGGTCAATATTTGGACTGACTCAAAATATGCATTCGGGGTTGTTCATGTACatggagctctttggaaagagcATGGACTACTCTcctcccaaggaacaaacatcaagtaccaaaaagaaatattgaacttgattaatgccgttcaaaagccatcacgcactgtaaagctcatcagagTGGGACATCgaaaattattgaaggaaatCGACTTGCTGATCAGACAGCCCGATCAGTGGCACGACGAGTCTGGATGA